The following are encoded together in the Candidatus Binatia bacterium genome:
- a CDS encoding aldehyde dehydrogenase family protein produces the protein MQSYGMLIDGRIVNTSEQDPVINPAFGEPFATCARATKAHVDEAVDAAARAFKTWRKDEALRREKLNACAATLQAKAGEIAPILSQEQGKPLQQAMMEVFGASMWFSYFANLQIEPEVLQDDGQKRVEVVRKPLGVVAAITPWNFPVILLSWKLAPAFLAGNTVVAKPSPFTPLSSLLVADALREVLPPGVLNVLSGGNDLGAELTRHPGVRKISFTGSVATGKKVMQAAADDLKRVTLELGGNDPAIVLDDVDPDQIAEGLFWGAFQNSGQVCAAIKRLYVPEKLHDAIVARLVDRAKRTKVGNGLEPDVELGPINNEPQFKKVLSMVEDAKRAGGKIEVGGEPLGPKGYFLPPTIVTNVGEGVQLVDEEQFGTALPIVKYKHLSDALEQANRTNYGLGGSVWSADLQRAQEVARELEAGTIWINQHLDLSPFQPFGGHKWSGIGVENGRWGYAEFTQVQVVDTKR, from the coding sequence ATGCAGAGCTACGGCATGCTGATTGACGGTCGGATCGTCAATACCAGCGAGCAGGATCCGGTGATCAATCCGGCGTTCGGCGAGCCCTTCGCGACGTGCGCGCGCGCGACCAAGGCGCACGTCGACGAGGCGGTCGACGCCGCGGCGCGCGCCTTCAAGACGTGGCGCAAGGACGAGGCGCTGCGGCGCGAGAAGCTCAACGCCTGCGCGGCGACGCTGCAGGCGAAGGCCGGCGAGATCGCGCCGATCCTGTCGCAGGAGCAGGGCAAGCCGCTGCAGCAGGCGATGATGGAGGTCTTCGGGGCCTCGATGTGGTTCTCGTACTTCGCCAACCTCCAGATCGAGCCCGAGGTGCTGCAGGACGACGGCCAGAAGCGGGTCGAGGTCGTGCGCAAGCCGCTCGGCGTGGTGGCCGCGATCACGCCGTGGAACTTCCCGGTGATCCTGCTGTCGTGGAAGCTCGCGCCCGCGTTCCTCGCCGGCAACACGGTGGTCGCGAAGCCGTCGCCGTTCACGCCGCTCTCGTCGCTCCTCGTCGCCGACGCGCTGCGCGAAGTCCTGCCGCCGGGCGTGCTCAACGTGCTCTCGGGCGGCAACGACCTCGGCGCCGAGCTGACCCGCCACCCGGGCGTGCGCAAGATCTCGTTCACCGGCAGCGTCGCGACCGGCAAGAAGGTGATGCAGGCCGCGGCCGACGACCTGAAGCGCGTCACCCTCGAGCTCGGCGGCAACGATCCGGCGATCGTGCTCGACGACGTCGATCCCGACCAGATCGCCGAGGGGCTGTTCTGGGGCGCGTTCCAGAACTCCGGCCAGGTGTGCGCGGCGATCAAGCGTCTCTACGTCCCGGAGAAGCTGCACGACGCGATCGTCGCGCGGCTCGTCGATCGCGCGAAGCGCACCAAGGTCGGCAACGGCCTCGAGCCCGACGTCGAGCTCGGCCCGATCAACAACGAGCCGCAGTTCAAGAAGGTGCTCTCCATGGTCGAGGACGCGAAGCGCGCCGGCGGCAAGATCGAGGTCGGCGGCGAGCCGCTCGGCCCGAAGGGCTACTTCCTGCCGCCGACGATCGTGACCAACGTCGGTGAGGGTGTGCAGCTCGTCGACGAGGAGCAGTTCGGCACCGCGCTGCCGATCGTCAAGTACAAGCACCTGTCCGACGCGCTCGAGCAGGCGAACCGCACCAACTACGGCCTCGGCGGCTCGGTGTGGTCGGCCGACCTGCAGCGGGCCCAGGAGGTCGCGCGCGAGCTCGAGGCGGGCACGATCTGGATCAACCAGCACCTCGACCTGTCGCCGTTCCAGCCGTTCGGCGGCCACAAGTGGAGCGGCATCGGCGTCGAGAACGGGCGCTGGGGCTACGCCGAGTTCACGCAGGTCCAGGTCGTCGACACCAAGCGCTAG
- a CDS encoding PLP-dependent aminotransferase family protein, whose amino-acid sequence MLHLRLDGDGPLHRQTYRALRDAILAGRLRPGERLTSSRDLAAELGVSRNTVLQAYDRLVAEGYATTRPASGTYVADALPARPAGASSSTGARGVTSGARASTGGARSTAGGARGAAARQRDAHPPTMSAFARRFTEAVPTNRATWSLPREPLPYDFRYGEPSYADLPLATWARLLGRRARRLSVRRLAYQPPGGAEELRRALAGYLSRARAVVCAPEQVLIVRGSQQAIDLTMRLLVDPGDTVVLEEPHYTGFSFCAAAAGARLVHVPVDEQGLRTSELGRIRAARLACVTPSHQFPAGGVLALPRRLELLDWARTRSAYVLEDDYDGEFRFAGQPLECLQALDRDGRVLYSGTASKILFPALRIGWLVVPEELLDVFRAALALADTGTATLEQLAFADLIAEGHLERHVRRIRLRHATRRAALLDAVARELGSRAELLGESAGLHVLLRLRELGRRDVTRLRAACRERGVGVYPAAHFYAEPPPYAELLLGYGSLSERAIREGIRRLAQALDALGR is encoded by the coding sequence GTGCTCCATCTGCGCCTCGACGGCGACGGACCGCTGCACCGCCAGACCTACCGCGCGCTGCGCGACGCGATCCTCGCCGGACGCCTGCGTCCCGGCGAGCGCCTCACCTCGTCGCGCGACCTGGCGGCCGAGCTCGGCGTGTCGCGCAACACGGTCCTGCAAGCCTACGACCGCCTCGTCGCGGAGGGCTACGCGACGACGCGTCCGGCATCGGGCACGTACGTCGCCGACGCGCTGCCGGCGCGACCGGCCGGTGCGAGCAGCTCGACGGGCGCGCGCGGCGTCACGAGTGGAGCACGCGCGAGCACGGGCGGAGCACGGAGCACAGCCGGCGGAGCACGCGGCGCTGCGGCACGACAGCGCGACGCACATCCGCCGACGATGTCCGCCTTCGCGCGTCGCTTCACGGAAGCCGTGCCGACGAACCGCGCGACCTGGAGCTTGCCGCGCGAGCCCCTGCCCTACGACTTCCGCTACGGCGAGCCGTCGTACGCCGACCTGCCGCTCGCCACCTGGGCGCGTCTGCTCGGACGCCGCGCGCGCCGGCTGTCGGTGCGCCGCCTCGCCTACCAGCCGCCGGGCGGCGCGGAGGAGCTGCGCCGCGCGCTCGCGGGCTACCTCTCCCGCGCGCGCGCCGTGGTGTGCGCGCCGGAGCAGGTGCTGATCGTGCGCGGCTCGCAGCAGGCGATCGATCTCACGATGCGGCTGCTCGTCGATCCGGGCGACACGGTCGTGCTCGAGGAGCCGCACTACACGGGCTTCTCGTTCTGCGCGGCTGCGGCGGGCGCCAGGCTCGTGCACGTGCCGGTCGACGAGCAAGGGCTGCGCACGAGCGAGCTCGGCCGGATCCGCGCCGCGCGCCTCGCCTGCGTCACGCCGTCGCACCAGTTTCCCGCGGGCGGCGTGCTCGCGCTGCCGCGCCGGCTCGAGCTGCTCGACTGGGCGCGCACGCGCTCCGCCTACGTCCTCGAGGACGACTACGACGGCGAGTTTCGCTTCGCGGGTCAGCCGCTCGAGTGCCTGCAGGCGCTCGATCGCGACGGACGCGTGCTCTACTCCGGCACGGCGTCGAAGATCCTCTTCCCGGCGCTCAGGATCGGCTGGCTCGTCGTTCCGGAAGAGTTGCTTGACGTCTTCCGCGCGGCGCTGGCGCTGGCCGACACCGGCACCGCGACGCTCGAGCAGCTCGCCTTCGCGGATCTCATCGCGGAAGGACACCTCGAGCGCCACGTGCGCCGCATCCGCCTGCGCCACGCGACGCGGCGCGCAGCACTGCTCGACGCCGTCGCGCGCGAGCTCGGCTCGCGCGCCGAGCTGCTCGGCGAGAGCGCCGGGCTGCACGTCCTGCTGCGCCTGCGCGAGCTCGGCCGCCGCGACGTCACGCGGCTGCGCGCGGCCTGCCGCGAGCGCGGCGTCGGCGTGTACCCGGCCGCGCACTTCTACGCCGAGCCGCCGCCGTACGCCGAGCTGCTGCTCGGCTACGGCAGCCTGAGCGAGCGCGCGATCCGCGAGGGCATCCGCCGCCTGGCGCAGGCGCTCGACGCGCTCGGGCGTTAG
- a CDS encoding heavy metal translocating P-type ATPase — translation MSDSHRTAAQSSHACCSKERAASDAPAATHDAGDARAAAAEARDPHAAAHGADDAQTHGACHAHGDAAHAAHAHGQASHEQHAHGGGSHEGCQYHATHGDAHAAHAGHGHGHHAAHAGGAKDPVCGMSVDPATAKHRAEHDGKEYFFCSARCRERFLAEPARFLASPEERARSEAQPAPEGAIYTCPMHPEVRQVGPGTCPICGMALEPELVTADAGPNEELLDMRRRFWIGLVLTLPVFALEMGGHLLGRAHLVPARVSTWIQLVLATPVVLWAGWPFFVRGWASIRARSLNMFTLIAIGTGTAWLYSVVATLAPGIFPAAFRAPDGSVAVYFEAAAVIVVLVLLGQVLELRARERTGGAIRALLDLSPKTARRVRASGDDEEVALEDVQVGDLLRVRPGERVPVDGVLVEGRSAVDESMVTGESMPVTKEAGARVIGGTLNRSGSFVMRAEKVGRDTMLAHIVQMVSEAQRSRAPIQRLADRVAGWFVPAVLLVAVAAFVGWSLFGPPPAMGYALVAAVSVLIIACPCALGLATPMSIMVGVGRGATAGVLIKNAEALERMEKVDTLVVDKTGTLTEGRPALTAVRAAAGFTEDEVLRLAASLERPSEHPLATAIVAGARERGLATSEVTGFDAPTGKGVVGAVEGRKLLLGSRRLLEESGVAVQELEQAAGELRAKGATVMFLAVDGRPAGLLAVSDPIKPTTRDAIRALREDGVRVVMLTGDNRATAQAVASELGIDEVEAEVLPEAKGDVVRRLRAQGRVVAMAGDGVNDAPALAAADVGIAMGTGTDVAIESAGVTLLKGDLTGIVRARRLSAATMRNIRQNLFFAFVYNAAGVPVAAGVLYPVLGLLLSPIFAAAAMSLSSVSVIANALRLRTVKLEA, via the coding sequence ATGAGCGATTCCCACCGGACGGCCGCGCAGTCGTCGCACGCGTGCTGCTCGAAGGAGCGTGCTGCGTCGGACGCCCCCGCGGCGACGCACGACGCGGGCGACGCGCGCGCTGCGGCGGCCGAGGCGCGTGACCCGCACGCTGCGGCGCACGGCGCGGACGACGCGCAGACGCACGGCGCCTGCCACGCGCACGGTGACGCCGCGCACGCGGCGCACGCGCACGGCCAAGCTTCGCACGAGCAGCACGCGCACGGCGGCGGTTCGCACGAGGGCTGCCAGTACCACGCGACGCACGGGGACGCGCACGCTGCTCACGCGGGACACGGCCACGGCCACCACGCCGCGCACGCGGGCGGCGCCAAGGACCCGGTCTGCGGCATGAGCGTCGACCCCGCGACCGCGAAGCACCGCGCCGAGCACGACGGCAAGGAGTACTTCTTCTGCTCCGCGCGCTGCCGCGAGCGCTTCCTCGCCGAGCCGGCGCGCTTCCTCGCGTCGCCCGAGGAGCGTGCGCGCAGCGAAGCGCAGCCGGCACCCGAGGGCGCGATCTACACCTGCCCGATGCACCCCGAGGTGCGGCAGGTCGGTCCGGGCACGTGCCCGATCTGCGGCATGGCGCTCGAGCCCGAGCTCGTCACCGCCGACGCCGGACCGAACGAGGAGCTCCTCGACATGCGGCGGCGCTTCTGGATCGGCCTCGTGCTGACGCTGCCGGTGTTCGCGCTCGAGATGGGCGGTCACCTGCTCGGTCGCGCGCACCTGGTACCCGCGCGCGTCTCGACCTGGATCCAGCTCGTGCTCGCCACGCCGGTCGTGCTGTGGGCGGGCTGGCCGTTCTTCGTCCGCGGCTGGGCGTCGATCCGCGCGCGCAGCCTCAACATGTTCACGCTGATCGCGATCGGCACCGGCACCGCGTGGCTCTACAGCGTGGTCGCGACGCTCGCGCCCGGGATCTTCCCCGCGGCGTTCCGCGCTCCGGACGGCAGCGTCGCGGTGTACTTCGAGGCCGCGGCGGTGATCGTCGTGCTCGTGCTGCTCGGGCAGGTGCTCGAGCTGCGCGCCCGCGAGCGCACGGGAGGCGCGATCCGCGCGCTGCTCGACCTGAGCCCGAAGACCGCGCGCCGCGTGCGCGCGTCGGGCGACGACGAGGAGGTCGCGCTGGAGGACGTGCAGGTCGGCGATCTCTTGCGCGTGCGCCCCGGCGAGAGGGTGCCGGTCGACGGCGTGCTGGTCGAAGGCCGCAGCGCGGTCGACGAGTCGATGGTCACCGGCGAGTCGATGCCGGTCACCAAGGAAGCGGGCGCGCGCGTGATCGGCGGCACGCTCAACCGCAGCGGCAGCTTCGTCATGCGCGCCGAGAAGGTCGGGCGCGACACGATGCTCGCGCACATCGTGCAGATGGTGTCGGAGGCGCAGCGCAGCCGCGCGCCGATCCAGCGCCTCGCCGACCGCGTCGCGGGCTGGTTCGTGCCGGCCGTGCTGCTGGTCGCGGTGGCGGCGTTCGTCGGCTGGTCGCTCTTCGGCCCGCCGCCCGCGATGGGCTACGCGCTGGTCGCGGCGGTGAGCGTGCTGATCATCGCGTGTCCGTGCGCGCTCGGTCTCGCGACGCCGATGTCGATCATGGTCGGCGTCGGACGCGGCGCCACGGCCGGCGTGCTGATCAAGAACGCGGAAGCGCTCGAGCGCATGGAGAAGGTCGACACGCTGGTGGTCGACAAGACGGGCACGCTCACCGAGGGACGTCCGGCGCTCACCGCGGTGCGCGCTGCTGCGGGCTTCACCGAGGACGAGGTGCTGCGTCTCGCCGCGAGCCTCGAGCGTCCGAGCGAGCATCCGCTCGCGACCGCGATCGTCGCCGGCGCCCGCGAGCGCGGTCTCGCGACGTCGGAGGTGACGGGCTTCGACGCGCCGACCGGCAAGGGCGTCGTCGGCGCGGTCGAGGGACGCAAGCTGCTGCTCGGCAGCCGCCGCCTACTCGAGGAGTCGGGCGTCGCGGTGCAGGAGCTCGAGCAAGCGGCCGGCGAGCTGCGCGCGAAGGGTGCGACGGTGATGTTCCTCGCGGTCGACGGCCGTCCCGCAGGTCTGCTCGCCGTCTCCGACCCGATCAAGCCGACGACGCGCGACGCGATCCGCGCGCTGCGCGAGGACGGCGTGCGCGTCGTCATGCTGACCGGCGACAACCGCGCGACCGCGCAGGCGGTCGCGTCCGAGCTCGGCATCGACGAGGTCGAGGCCGAGGTGCTGCCCGAGGCGAAGGGCGACGTCGTGCGCCGTCTGCGCGCGCAGGGCCGCGTCGTCGCGATGGCGGGCGACGGCGTCAACGACGCGCCGGCGCTCGCCGCTGCGGACGTCGGCATCGCGATGGGCACCGGCACCGACGTCGCGATCGAGAGCGCCGGCGTCACGCTTCTCAAGGGCGACCTCACCGGCATCGTGCGCGCGCGGCGGCTGTCCGCGGCGACCATGCGCAACATCCGCCAGAACCTGTTCTTCGCCTTCGTGTACAACGCGGCCGGCGTCCCGGTCGCGGCGGGCGTGCTGTACCCCGTGCTCGGCCTGCTGCTGAGCCCGATCTTCGCCGCCGCGGCGATGTCGCTGAGCTCGGTGTCGGTGATCGCCAACGCGCTGCGTCTGCGGACGGTGAAGCTCGAGGCGTAG
- a CDS encoding acyl-CoA dehydrogenase family protein, with translation MDFEIPADIAAFLDEMDAFIEQKLRPLEQQDDNIRFFDHRREDARTDWDRGGLPNREWEALLHKVRRMADEAGIYRYPLPKSLGGRDGTNLGMAIIREHLAAKGLGLHCDLQNEHSIVSNHVGLLLMIEYGTDKQKEQFLDGLLAGTTGFAFGITEPEHGSDATHMETTAVRRGDIWEINGEKTWNTGVHVADYDLIFARTSGKPGDAHGITAFLVPTSAEGFKVEKYLWTFNMPTDHAHVTLKNVRVPHDAIFGGEGRGLAVVQHFFNENRIRQAASSLGAAQYCINESVEYAKVRKPFGKPLAENQGIQFPLVELQTQCEMLRALIHKTAWIMDTKGNFAASDKVSMCNYWANRLCCEAADRAMQIHGGLGYSRHKPFEHIYRHHRRYRITEGTEEIQMRRVAGYMFGFMKQRAPKGVSEG, from the coding sequence ATGGACTTCGAGATCCCCGCCGACATCGCCGCGTTCCTCGACGAGATGGACGCGTTCATCGAGCAGAAGCTCAGGCCGCTCGAGCAGCAGGACGACAACATCCGCTTCTTCGACCACCGGCGCGAGGACGCGCGCACGGACTGGGATCGCGGCGGCCTGCCGAACCGCGAGTGGGAGGCGCTGCTGCACAAGGTGCGGCGCATGGCCGACGAGGCCGGCATCTACCGCTACCCGCTGCCGAAGTCGCTCGGCGGACGCGACGGCACCAACCTCGGCATGGCGATCATTCGCGAGCACCTCGCGGCGAAGGGGCTCGGGCTGCACTGCGACCTGCAGAACGAGCACTCGATCGTCTCGAACCACGTCGGGCTGCTGCTCATGATCGAGTACGGCACCGACAAGCAAAAAGAGCAGTTCCTCGACGGTCTGCTCGCCGGCACCACCGGCTTCGCCTTCGGCATCACCGAGCCCGAGCACGGCTCGGACGCGACGCACATGGAGACCACCGCCGTGCGCCGCGGCGACATCTGGGAGATCAACGGCGAGAAGACCTGGAACACCGGCGTGCACGTCGCCGACTACGACCTGATCTTCGCGCGCACGAGCGGCAAGCCCGGCGACGCGCACGGCATCACGGCGTTCCTCGTCCCGACGTCCGCGGAGGGCTTCAAGGTCGAGAAGTACCTGTGGACGTTCAACATGCCGACCGATCACGCCCACGTGACGCTGAAGAACGTCCGCGTGCCGCACGACGCGATCTTCGGCGGCGAGGGGCGCGGGCTCGCGGTCGTGCAGCACTTCTTCAACGAGAACCGCATCCGTCAAGCAGCGTCGAGCCTGGGCGCCGCGCAGTACTGCATCAACGAGTCCGTCGAGTACGCGAAGGTGCGCAAGCCCTTTGGCAAGCCGCTCGCCGAGAACCAGGGCATCCAGTTCCCGCTCGTCGAACTGCAGACGCAGTGCGAGATGCTGCGCGCGCTGATCCACAAGACGGCGTGGATCATGGACACCAAGGGCAACTTCGCCGCGTCGGACAAGGTGTCGATGTGCAACTACTGGGCGAACCGGCTGTGCTGCGAGGCGGCCGACCGCGCGATGCAGATCCACGGCGGGCTCGGCTACTCGCGCCACAAGCCGTTCGAGCACATCTACCGCCACCACCGCCGCTACCGGATCACCGAGGGCACGGAGGAGATCCAGATGCGGCGGGTCGCGGGCTACATGTTCGGCTTCATGAAGCAGCGCGCGCCGAAGGGCGTGAGCGAGGGCTGA
- a CDS encoding nuclear transport factor 2 family protein — protein MATSDLARFFGYVQAFELAWLTDDWSQLGDHFTADARYASPGAGPFGEGGTGRDGVVAALRASTHDMDRRFDVRIPEILAGPVVREDGVWMRYALTLRRAGLPELRMTGDHVVKYRDGRIAELLDTPEAGAGERAAAYLREHGARLRPAGAPLAADAAPHDLRDLELAVRRSLVRCYGAAKSQQDVEAALAICSQDFVLDCPPFGTIVRGKDEARPQLELFFAAFPDYGVTVEGMSAEGDSVACWGDVHLTFAGPLLDLAPTGRAARLPFVSVFACDSTALRGERFFFDLATLCRQIGVPVESVQRALGGLVAAEQHAAPLAAAGA, from the coding sequence ATGGCAACGAGCGATCTCGCGAGGTTCTTTGGCTACGTCCAGGCGTTCGAGCTCGCCTGGCTGACGGACGACTGGTCGCAGCTCGGCGATCACTTCACCGCCGACGCGCGCTACGCGTCGCCCGGCGCGGGGCCGTTCGGTGAAGGCGGCACGGGGCGCGACGGCGTGGTAGCGGCTCTGCGAGCGAGCACGCACGACATGGACCGGCGCTTCGACGTGCGCATCCCGGAGATCCTCGCCGGTCCGGTCGTGCGCGAGGACGGGGTCTGGATGCGCTACGCGCTGACGCTGCGGCGCGCGGGCTTGCCGGAGCTCCGCATGACCGGCGACCACGTCGTCAAGTATCGTGACGGCCGCATCGCGGAGCTGCTCGACACGCCGGAGGCCGGCGCCGGCGAGCGCGCCGCGGCCTACCTGCGCGAGCACGGCGCGCGACTGCGTCCCGCCGGCGCGCCGCTCGCGGCCGACGCCGCGCCGCACGACCTGCGCGACCTCGAGCTCGCCGTCCGCCGCAGCCTCGTGCGCTGCTACGGCGCGGCGAAGAGCCAGCAGGACGTCGAGGCGGCGCTCGCCATCTGCAGCCAGGACTTCGTCCTCGACTGCCCGCCCTTCGGCACGATCGTGCGCGGCAAGGACGAGGCGCGGCCGCAGCTCGAGCTCTTCTTCGCGGCCTTCCCCGACTACGGGGTCACCGTCGAGGGCATGAGCGCCGAGGGCGACTCGGTCGCGTGCTGGGGCGACGTGCACCTGACCTTCGCCGGCCCGCTGCTCGACCTGGCGCCGACCGGACGCGCCGCACGCCTGCCGTTCGTCTCGGTCTTCGCCTGCGACTCGACGGCGCTGCGCGGCGAGCGCTTCTTCTTCGACCTCGCGACGCTGTGCCGCCAGATCGGCGTGCCGGTCGAGTCCGTGCAGCGCGCGCTCGGCGGGCTCGTCGCCGCCGAGCAGCACGCGGCGCCGCTCGCGGCGGCGGGGGCGTGA
- a CDS encoding molybdopterin-dependent oxidoreductase: MARTVHRVCTLCEATCGLSFEVEGDRILQVRPDHDDPFSRGFACPKGIAIAKVHDDPDRLRRPVKRNARGVFEPISWDDALDLAASRFAEVKQKHGRNAVAVYWGNPIIHNHGALILRTALSRALGTRNNFGAGSQDVSVRFATSYYLYGSSLVVPIPDVDRTHYFLCVGANPVVSNGSVMTAPNIRGRLRAVRARGGKVVVVDPRRTETAREADEHVPIRPGGDAAFLLAMAATIVRERGLPEDVRDVVGGWEQIEPRLRALDVDACARSSGVPRATIERLARELVAAPSGVVYSRIGVCNGRFGTLGTYATDLLNVVAGRVGREGGAMFTTPAIDTVRLIQLGGGDGHDRWRTRVRNLPETFGEVPSAVLADEIETEGEGQVRALLTFAGNPVLSVPNGGRLDRALERLEFMASIDLYVNETTRHADLILPPAWTLTEEHFDVLFPLISVRNVVRRSPPVVEKRPDELHDWEILLALTRRLGGGPSGVPALDRVLNFAERLGLRWTPRPTISFLLRTGAWGDGFLPWRKGLTMRDLERAEHGIDLGPLEPGISRRVQHKDRRIHLAPQPILEEWDRFLRSLDEPRADGVLLLIGRREQRTNNSWMHNVPAMVAGSERCLLYVHPDDAAACGIGDGDVVVMESRVHRGEVRVRVTDEMMPGVVSLPHGWGHAKAAPWQKVAGATPGVSINDWTDETLVDAVAGQSVLNGVPVRLFPRAALDERIAS; this comes from the coding sequence GTGGCGCGCACGGTGCATCGCGTCTGCACGCTGTGCGAGGCGACCTGCGGGCTCAGCTTCGAGGTCGAGGGCGACCGCATCCTGCAGGTGCGCCCCGACCACGACGACCCGTTCTCGCGCGGCTTCGCCTGCCCGAAGGGGATCGCGATCGCCAAGGTGCACGACGATCCCGACCGGCTGCGTCGCCCCGTCAAGCGCAACGCGCGCGGCGTCTTCGAGCCGATCTCGTGGGACGACGCGCTCGACCTCGCGGCGAGCCGCTTCGCCGAGGTCAAGCAAAAGCACGGACGCAACGCCGTCGCGGTCTACTGGGGCAACCCGATCATCCACAACCACGGCGCGCTGATCCTGCGCACGGCGCTCTCGCGCGCGCTCGGCACGCGCAACAACTTCGGCGCCGGCTCGCAGGACGTGAGCGTGCGCTTCGCGACCTCGTACTACCTCTACGGCAGCTCGCTGGTCGTGCCGATCCCCGACGTCGACCGCACGCACTACTTCCTCTGTGTCGGCGCGAACCCGGTGGTGTCGAACGGCAGCGTGATGACCGCGCCGAACATCCGCGGGCGTCTGCGCGCGGTGCGCGCGCGCGGCGGCAAGGTGGTGGTCGTCGACCCGCGCCGCACCGAGACCGCGCGCGAGGCCGACGAGCACGTGCCGATCCGTCCCGGCGGCGACGCGGCGTTCCTGCTCGCGATGGCGGCGACCATCGTGCGCGAGCGCGGGCTGCCGGAGGACGTGCGCGACGTCGTCGGCGGCTGGGAGCAGATCGAGCCGCGCCTGCGCGCGCTCGACGTCGATGCCTGCGCGCGCTCGAGCGGCGTGCCGCGCGCGACCATCGAGCGCCTCGCGCGCGAGCTCGTCGCCGCGCCGTCCGGCGTCGTGTACTCGCGCATCGGCGTGTGCAACGGCCGCTTCGGCACGCTCGGGACCTACGCGACCGACCTCCTGAACGTGGTCGCGGGGCGCGTCGGACGCGAGGGCGGTGCGATGTTCACCACGCCCGCGATCGACACCGTCCGCCTGATCCAGCTCGGGGGCGGCGACGGCCACGACCGCTGGCGAACGCGCGTGCGCAATCTTCCCGAGACGTTCGGCGAGGTGCCGTCCGCGGTGCTCGCGGACGAGATCGAGACCGAAGGGGAGGGGCAGGTGCGGGCGCTGCTCACCTTCGCCGGCAACCCGGTGCTGTCGGTGCCCAACGGCGGCCGGCTCGACCGCGCGCTCGAGCGCCTCGAGTTCATGGCGTCGATCGACCTCTACGTGAACGAGACCACACGCCATGCGGACCTCATCCTGCCGCCGGCGTGGACGCTCACCGAGGAGCACTTCGACGTGCTGTTCCCGCTGATCTCGGTGCGCAACGTCGTGCGGCGCTCGCCGCCGGTGGTCGAGAAGCGCCCGGACGAGCTGCACGACTGGGAGATCCTGCTCGCGCTGACGCGCCGGCTCGGCGGCGGCCCGAGCGGCGTGCCGGCGCTCGACCGCGTGCTGAACTTCGCCGAGCGCCTGGGGCTGCGCTGGACGCCGCGTCCGACGATCTCCTTCCTGCTGCGCACCGGCGCCTGGGGCGACGGCTTCCTGCCGTGGCGCAAGGGCCTCACGATGCGCGATCTCGAGCGCGCGGAGCACGGCATCGATCTCGGTCCGCTCGAGCCCGGCATCTCGCGCCGCGTCCAGCACAAAGATCGGCGCATCCACCTCGCGCCGCAGCCGATCCTCGAGGAGTGGGACCGCTTCCTCAGGTCGCTCGACGAGCCGCGCGCGGACGGCGTGCTGCTGCTCATCGGACGCCGCGAGCAGCGCACCAACAACTCCTGGATGCACAACGTCCCGGCGATGGTCGCGGGCTCCGAGCGCTGCCTGCTCTACGTCCACCCCGATGACGCGGCCGCATGCGGCATCGGCGACGGCGACGTCGTGGTGATGGAGAGCCGCGTGCACCGCGGCGAGGTGCGCGTGCGCGTCACCGACGAGATGATGCCCGGCGTCGTGAGCCTGCCGCACGGCTGGGGGCACGCGAAGGCGGCGCCGTGGCAGAAGGTCGCGGGTGCGACGCCGGGCGTGTCGATCAACGACTGGACGGACGAGACGCTGGTCGACGCCGTCGCCGGCCAGTCGGTCCTGAACGGCGTGCCGGTGCGTCTCTTTCCGCGCGCCGCGCTCGACGAGCGCATCGCGAGCTGA
- a CDS encoding DUF3303 family protein, translating to MLFMCQGRPRPNISLDDRQRALKLYGAWQPPPGITIRGHYLGAHGGDFVILETDSIEALIEATGAWAPFIEYQVTPIVEAQAGVPMLARAEQACAKLLEEVAPRSFADVAAKDRVLA from the coding sequence ATGCTGTTCATGTGTCAGGGAAGGCCGCGACCGAACATCTCGCTCGACGACCGTCAGCGCGCCCTCAAGCTGTACGGCGCCTGGCAGCCGCCGCCCGGGATCACGATCCGAGGTCACTACCTCGGCGCGCACGGCGGCGACTTCGTGATCCTCGAGACCGACTCGATCGAGGCGCTGATCGAGGCAACCGGCGCGTGGGCGCCGTTCATCGAGTACCAGGTGACGCCGATCGTCGAGGCGCAGGCGGGCGTGCCGATGCTGGCGCGCGCCGAACAAGCCTGCGCCAAGCTGCTCGAGGAGGTGGCGCCGCGGTCCTTCGCAGACGTCGCCGCGAAGGACCGCGTCCTCGCTTAG